In one window of Microplitis demolitor isolate Queensland-Clemson2020A chromosome 4, iyMicDemo2.1a, whole genome shotgun sequence DNA:
- the LOC103568208 gene encoding thioredoxin, mitochondrial, which translates to MLCNIRSAVKLTTRNISLLGRSNKKFEITDNTEFVSKVMNSNIPVIVNFHAEWCDPCKILTPKLEKLIGPMENLNLAIIDVERNPELVHTFEVKAVPAVIAVSNGLVIDKFIGLVDANMIESLINKLTESTANTYNKNS; encoded by the coding sequence ATGCTATGCAATATTCGCAGCGCTGTCAAATTGACAACGCGAAATATTTCATTACTGGGAAgaagtaacaaaaaatttgagataACAGATAACACGGAGTTTGTATCTAAAGTAATGAATAGTAATATACCGGTGATAGTTAATTTTCATGCTGAATGGTGTGATCCTTGTAAAATACTGACACCCAAACTAGAAAAGTTGATTGGTCCGATGGAAAATCTTAATCTTGCAATAATAGATGTCGAGAGAAATCCTGAATTAGTTCATACATTTGAAGTCAAAGCTGTGCCTGCTGTGATAGCTGTCTCAAATGGTCttgttattgataaatttattggtcTAGTTGATGCCAATATGATAGAAAGTTTAATTAACAAGTTAACTGAATCAACTGCTAATACGTATAATAAGaattcgtaa
- the LOC103568206 gene encoding uncharacterized protein LOC103568206 isoform X1 codes for MTGNKLSENCELFLKNIGIGVRKIDDPFLNESHRVCKVFQRTGITTDDEEQFFHQMMKEFKCNAPGCELKFENLLDFEIHYNSFHRYTCAECKKTKANARLLEIHIEETHDSFFKVSSDKKPMYQCYVSDCHLKFKNPEERKQHCSDVHKFSKLFKYDEAPQKKVKSNTKPETAMEVDEDKKNIEKLNEHEINFNKGLKVDLNKNQKLRTFTSQCKRKIDNNYNAAGNSSMSSTPTYGQLLTSKAKTTSPLMFIPRQVIQNSHKKSLTQKSNILENDDLMELNDALPLV; via the exons atgaccggaaataaattatcagaaaattgtgaattatttttaaagaatatcgGAATAGGCGTAAGAAAAATAGATGATCCATTTTTGAATGAATCTCATAGAGTCTGTAAAGTTTTTCAACGAACTGGAATTACGACAGATGACGAGGAGCAATTTTTCCATCAaat GATGAAAGAATTCAAATGCAATGCACCAGGATGTGaattaaaattcgaaaatcttttagattttgaaatccaCTACAATAGTTTTCACAGATATACTTGCGCtgaatgtaaaaaaacaaaagctAATGCACGATTATTAGAAATTCATATTGAAGAAACTcatgatagtttttttaaagtatcaTCAGATAAAAAACCTATG taTCAATGTTACGTCTCAGACTGTcaccttaaatttaaaaatcccgAAGAAAGAAAGCAACACTGCAGTGatgttcataaattttcaaaattatttaaatacgatGAAGCGcctcaaaaaaaagtaaagagtaACACAAAGCCAGAAACAGCAATGGAAGTTgatgaggataaaaaaaatatagaaaaattaaatgaacatGAGATTAATTTCAACAAAGGATTAAAagttgatttgaataaaaatcaaaaactcaGAACTTTTACGTCGCagtgtaaaagaaaaattgataataactaTAATGCAGCTGGGAATAGTTCAATGTCTTCTACTCCTACATACGGACAATTATTAACATCAAAAGCGAAAACTACATCACCATTAATGTTTATTCCACGGCAAGTAATTCAGAattcacataaaaaaagtcttacCCAAAAAAGTAACATTCTTgaaaatgatgatttaatgGAGTTAAATGATGCTTTACCTCtagtataa
- the LOC103568206 gene encoding zinc finger protein 511 isoform X2, whose protein sequence is MMKEFKCNAPGCELKFENLLDFEIHYNSFHRYTCAECKKTKANARLLEIHIEETHDSFFKVSSDKKPMYQCYVSDCHLKFKNPEERKQHCSDVHKFSKLFKYDEAPQKKVKSNTKPETAMEVDEDKKNIEKLNEHEINFNKGLKVDLNKNQKLRTFTSQCKRKIDNNYNAAGNSSMSSTPTYGQLLTSKAKTTSPLMFIPRQVIQNSHKKSLTQKSNILENDDLMELNDALPLV, encoded by the exons at GATGAAAGAATTCAAATGCAATGCACCAGGATGTGaattaaaattcgaaaatcttttagattttgaaatccaCTACAATAGTTTTCACAGATATACTTGCGCtgaatgtaaaaaaacaaaagctAATGCACGATTATTAGAAATTCATATTGAAGAAACTcatgatagtttttttaaagtatcaTCAGATAAAAAACCTATG taTCAATGTTACGTCTCAGACTGTcaccttaaatttaaaaatcccgAAGAAAGAAAGCAACACTGCAGTGatgttcataaattttcaaaattatttaaatacgatGAAGCGcctcaaaaaaaagtaaagagtaACACAAAGCCAGAAACAGCAATGGAAGTTgatgaggataaaaaaaatatagaaaaattaaatgaacatGAGATTAATTTCAACAAAGGATTAAAagttgatttgaataaaaatcaaaaactcaGAACTTTTACGTCGCagtgtaaaagaaaaattgataataactaTAATGCAGCTGGGAATAGTTCAATGTCTTCTACTCCTACATACGGACAATTATTAACATCAAAAGCGAAAACTACATCACCATTAATGTTTATTCCACGGCAAGTAATTCAGAattcacataaaaaaagtcttacCCAAAAAAGTAACATTCTTgaaaatgatgatttaatgGAGTTAAATGATGCTTTACCTCtagtataa
- the LOC103568205 gene encoding protein giant has protein sequence MDTYVNSSAKNDHALDYTSTKQVLNEKSEMAVLDLSCKKDQLQDSQIASFNLSPVSLEARSVSPSSESTNGQHHQHQQQQQHHRHYDYHDYHNHDRNSSEDEERKSPESRSYMVTPPSESDSPKKPRYQAISPQTNSQKAELAQHYYPLSSPTLSVNIPMIPPVPQPVLPLKNNSIPYVQQALAPTTNMLAINPKVSEQACTPDGKKAPRPFKAYPKDPLALTGPTELMYDHNSKEAYNEFRKKMLESVRKSNDGTNIKMRRLSKNSNLPTSTIDDKDIAYWERRRKNNEAAKRSRDARRAKEDEIAIRAAFLEQENMKLKYEIIALRNETSRLRCMVYPS, from the coding sequence ATGGACACTTACGTAAATTCATCTGCGAAAAATGACCACGCATTGGATTATACATCAACTAAACAagtattgaatgaaaaatccGAAATGGCAGTTTTGGATCTTTCTTGTAAAAAAGATCAGTTGCAGGACAGTCAAATCGCCTCATTTAATTTGAGTCCAGTATCATTAGAAGCTAGATCAGTATCGCCTTCAAGTGAGAGTACGAACGGCCAACATCATCAGCatcaacagcagcaacaacatcATCGCCATTATGATTATCATGATTATCACAATCACGACCGTAATTCATCTGAAGACGAAGAACGGAAAAGTCCTGAAAGTCGTTCCTACATGGTAACACCGCCTTCGGAGTCAGATTCACCAAAAAAACCAAGATATCAAGCAATTTCACCTCAGACAAATTCACAAAAAGCAGAACTTGCTCAACATTATTACCCTCTTTCATCACCAACATTGTCTGTTAATATTCCCATGATACCACCAGTACCGCAGCCAGTattaccattaaaaaataacagtatTCCGTATGTACAACAAGCGTTAGCACCGACGACAAATATGCTAGCAATAAATCCAAAGGTATCCGAGCAAGCGTGTACACCTGACGGCAAGAAAGCACCGCGACCATTCAAAGCGTACCCCAAAGATCCACTGGCTTTGACTGGCCCGACGGAACTCATGTATGATCACAATTCAAAAGAAGCTTACAATGAGTTTCGCAAAAAGATGCTTGAATCTGTGAGAAAATCAAACGATGGTACGAATATTAAAATGAGAAGATTgagcaaaaattcaaatttaccaaCCAGTACTATTGATGATAAGGACATAGCTTACTGGGAGAgacgaagaaaaaataatgaagctGCCAAACGTTCACGCGACGCAAGGCGGGCTAAGGAAGATGAAATTGCAATAAGGGCGGCGTTTTTAGAGCAAGAAAATATGAAACTCAAGTACGAAATTATTGCACTTAGAAATGAAACCTCAAGGTTACGTTGTATGGTTTATCCTAGTTAA